In one window of Saprospiraceae bacterium DNA:
- the yajC gene encoding preprotein translocase subunit YajC — MSVLILYIILFGIMYVFFILPRSRQQKAQNKFLTEIKKGDQVVTQSGIIGKITKIEDLVVEMQLDSKSFIKVLKTSVSKEATDAIKDKYHLDT, encoded by the coding sequence ATGAGCGTATTAATTCTGTATATCATTTTGTTTGGGATCATGTATGTATTTTTTATACTCCCGAGATCCAGACAACAAAAAGCTCAAAATAAGTTTCTTACAGAAATCAAAAAAGGAGATCAGGTAGTTACTCAATCGGGCATTATTGGAAAAATAACAAAGATTGAAGATTTAGTGGTCGAAATGCAGCTCGACTCAAAATCGTTTATTAAAGTTCTCAAAACTTCGGTATCGAAAGAAGCAACCGATGCCATCAAAGATAAATATCACTTGGACACTTAA
- a CDS encoding DUF1573 domain-containing protein has protein sequence MNTLQRNQIILFLLLLIVGCKNNSESGKTESSPLVQSTAVHGNSMGKAKMNIPVLEKNFGDVLRGDTLRHSFMISNPGTDTLTVTELTPLCPCISADMKNFKLAPNDTGWINLTYVTASKIAYDEKELIVSGNGFPPKLTIRVSANIHARNEQLR, from the coding sequence ATGAATACTCTTCAGCGAAACCAAATAATTTTATTCCTCTTATTGCTTATTGTCGGTTGTAAAAATAACTCAGAATCTGGCAAAACCGAATCTTCTCCGCTTGTTCAATCAACTGCAGTTCATGGAAATTCAATGGGAAAAGCCAAAATGAACATTCCTGTCCTTGAAAAAAATTTTGGGGATGTCCTGCGTGGCGATACCTTGCGTCATTCATTTATGATCTCCAATCCAGGCACCGATACTTTGACCGTTACCGAATTAACTCCATTATGCCCTTGTATTTCTGCTGATATGAAGAATTTCAAGCTTGCGCCAAACGATACTGGCTGGATTAACCTTACATACGTGACCGCATCGAAAATTGCCTACGACGAAAAAGAATTGATCGTGTCTGGAAATGGTTTTCCTCCAAAACTTACTATTCGCGTAAGCGCAAATATTCACGCAAGGAATGAGCAGCTCAGGTAA
- the trxB gene encoding thioredoxin-disulfide reductase, translated as MIYNTIIIGSGPAGYTAAIYAARANMKPVLFTGIEPGGQLMITTEVENYPGYPQGVQGPKMMDDFLNQALRFQTEVKYEVIEKVDLTGPVHKIWTESGEEFQAHTIIVSTGASAKWLGIDSERRLMNKGVSACAVCDGFFFKGQIVSIVGGGDTAAEEASYLSKLCPEVHLLVRKDAMRASKIMQERVLNNPVIKVHWNSEIDEILGAEEVEGIRIRNNQNGELSQLDVKAVFVAIGHSPNSKPFEGWLNMDDQLYIKTTPGSSKTNIPGVFACGDVQDRIYRQAVTAAGSGCMAALDAERYLAEHGLI; from the coding sequence ATGATCTATAACACCATCATCATTGGGTCTGGCCCCGCCGGTTATACCGCAGCGATCTATGCTGCGCGTGCAAATATGAAACCCGTGTTATTTACAGGAATTGAACCTGGCGGGCAACTGATGATTACCACAGAAGTCGAAAATTACCCTGGATACCCTCAGGGAGTGCAAGGGCCTAAAATGATGGATGATTTTCTCAATCAGGCATTGCGGTTTCAAACAGAAGTCAAATACGAAGTCATCGAGAAAGTAGATTTGACTGGTCCCGTACATAAAATCTGGACGGAAAGCGGCGAAGAGTTTCAGGCACATACCATCATCGTATCTACTGGTGCAAGTGCCAAATGGTTGGGAATTGATTCTGAACGTCGATTGATGAACAAGGGCGTTTCTGCTTGCGCAGTTTGCGATGGTTTCTTTTTTAAAGGACAAATCGTGTCCATCGTAGGTGGCGGAGATACGGCCGCTGAAGAAGCTTCCTATTTGTCCAAATTATGCCCGGAAGTTCATTTGTTGGTGCGCAAGGATGCAATGAGAGCTTCCAAAATTATGCAGGAAAGGGTCCTGAATAATCCCGTAATAAAAGTTCATTGGAATTCAGAAATTGATGAGATCCTTGGTGCCGAGGAAGTCGAAGGGATACGTATTCGGAATAACCAAAATGGAGAATTGTCACAGCTCGACGTAAAAGCCGTATTTGTTGCTATTGGTCACAGTCCGAATTCTAAGCCTTTTGAAGGTTGGCTAAATATGGATGACCAACTTTACATCAAGACGACGCCGGGCAGTTCAAAAACCAACATACCAGGTGTCTTTGCCTGCGGAGATGTACAAGACAGGATTTACAGACAGGCGGTTACCGCTGCGGGTTCAGGATGTATGGCTGCATTGGATGCTGAACGATATCTTGCCGAGCATGGCCTGATCTGA
- a CDS encoding DNA primase has product MISRKSIDSVIESSRIDDIVRDYVDLKPRGSNLIGLCPFHKEKTPSFYVSPSKNIYKCFGCGKGGHPVQFIMEAEQLTFPEAIRQLAKKYQIQLEETHRPDDYSTENKELESLHILNQFALEHFKSNLWKDPVGRAVALGYLKQRGYNESTIEKFELGFALDANDALLNEANQNGFKEEFLQKLGLVTPYHKDFFRNRLMFPIHNSTGKPIAFAGRILSSEAKIAKYINSPETELYQKSKTLYGLHLAKKSIRDKNQCILVEGYTDVISLHQAGIENVVASSGTSLTEEQIQAIKRITPNVLILYDGDAAGIKAATRGVDLILQENLNVRIAVIPDNDDPDSFIQKKGTTAFENLLTEHALDFILFKLNSQLQGIQNDPVKKSIVIQDIVRSISIIPDPIRRSIYIKETSSITKVDEQSLIEVCNKFLNDLKKQRAIQEKRKALDHDEQILKEQSDTLTQPGKQMTSVLGLDEFQEKDICRVLILYGHLWYNEQEGISYASYIISNIADTLPYFENEFYKQFILDISSQISEGQLPDINYFLSHSNKLIAELALDFSINKYEYSSNWSDKLGIYLHTQNEPDQNFYADVHQSILRFKLKKYNKAISDFESKFKSNELSEEELEIELKSHQHIINERNLIAGMLRTVIIQ; this is encoded by the coding sequence ATGATATCGCGTAAATCCATCGACTCGGTCATCGAATCTTCAAGAATCGACGACATCGTCAGGGATTATGTAGACCTCAAGCCAAGAGGTTCCAATTTAATTGGCCTCTGTCCATTCCATAAAGAGAAGACCCCTTCATTCTATGTATCGCCTTCTAAAAATATCTATAAATGTTTTGGCTGCGGCAAAGGAGGACATCCGGTGCAGTTTATCATGGAAGCCGAACAACTGACATTCCCGGAAGCTATCCGTCAGCTTGCGAAAAAATATCAGATCCAACTCGAAGAAACCCACAGGCCGGATGATTATTCCACAGAAAACAAAGAACTCGAAAGTTTACACATCCTCAATCAATTTGCTCTTGAGCATTTTAAATCCAACTTATGGAAGGATCCTGTGGGGAGGGCTGTTGCACTCGGTTATTTGAAACAACGTGGGTATAATGAATCAACCATTGAAAAATTCGAATTGGGATTTGCGCTGGATGCAAACGATGCCTTGTTGAATGAAGCTAATCAAAATGGGTTCAAAGAAGAATTTTTACAAAAGCTTGGTCTTGTTACGCCTTATCACAAAGACTTTTTTCGCAACCGGTTGATGTTCCCGATTCATAATTCCACCGGGAAACCCATTGCTTTTGCAGGACGCATTTTAAGCAGCGAAGCAAAAATTGCCAAATATATCAACTCCCCTGAAACAGAATTATATCAGAAAAGTAAAACTTTATACGGTTTACATCTTGCAAAGAAGAGCATCCGGGATAAAAACCAATGCATTCTGGTCGAAGGCTACACCGATGTGATATCATTGCATCAGGCAGGTATAGAAAATGTCGTTGCTTCTTCAGGCACTTCTCTTACCGAAGAGCAAATACAGGCCATCAAAAGAATCACACCCAATGTTTTAATCTTATATGACGGAGACGCTGCAGGAATCAAAGCGGCAACAAGAGGTGTCGATTTAATACTTCAGGAAAATCTGAATGTCAGGATCGCCGTAATTCCCGACAACGATGATCCCGATAGTTTCATTCAAAAAAAGGGGACCACTGCTTTTGAAAATCTTTTGACCGAACACGCATTAGATTTTATATTGTTTAAGCTAAACAGTCAGTTGCAGGGAATTCAGAATGATCCTGTGAAAAAATCCATAGTCATTCAGGATATTGTGCGCAGCATTTCCATCATACCCGACCCCATCAGAAGATCTATTTATATAAAAGAAACTTCGTCGATCACCAAAGTTGACGAACAAAGCCTGATTGAAGTTTGCAATAAATTTCTCAATGATTTAAAAAAACAAAGAGCCATACAGGAAAAGCGGAAAGCCCTGGATCATGACGAACAAATATTAAAAGAGCAATCCGATACCCTCACTCAGCCCGGAAAGCAAATGACAAGTGTACTGGGCCTGGATGAATTTCAGGAAAAAGATATTTGCAGAGTTTTAATATTATACGGACATCTTTGGTACAATGAACAGGAAGGGATCTCCTATGCAAGTTACATCATCAGCAATATTGCAGATACCCTCCCCTATTTTGAAAATGAATTTTACAAACAATTCATACTCGATATTTCATCTCAGATCAGCGAAGGTCAACTTCCCGATATCAATTATTTTTTGAGTCATTCCAACAAGCTTATTGCAGAATTGGCACTTGATTTTTCAATCAACAAATACGAATACAGTTCTAACTGGTCGGATAAATTGGGCATTTACCTGCATACACAAAACGAACCGGATCAGAATTTTTATGCCGATGTTCATCAATCCATATTGAGATTTAAACTCAAGAAATACAACAAAGCAATTTCTGACTTCGAATCAAAATTCAAATCCAACGAATTAAGTGAAGAGGAATTGGAGATCGAACTCAAATCGCATCAACACATCATCAACGAACGAAATTTAATCGCCGGAATGTTGCGAACCGTCATTATTCAGTAA
- the dapB gene encoding 4-hydroxy-tetrahydrodipicolinate reductase translates to MKICLIGYGKMGKAIEKIALDLGHEISGRINQQARDQLNTALSHSDVAIEFSRPESAVEHLKACIAQQIPVVCGTTGWLEHWTQINALVKEKSGALVYSSNFSVGVQLFFNLNKKLAALMASHPEYRCKMKEIHHIHKLDAPSGTAISLANDILHINPRLEDWKLEPAIQSEVIPIESVRESEVIGTHFIRYTSSIDEIEIKHEAFSRDGFAKGAVLAAEWILHKKGVFSMQDVLGLNEQ, encoded by the coding sequence GTGAAAATTTGTCTCATCGGATATGGTAAAATGGGCAAAGCCATTGAGAAAATAGCTTTAGATCTGGGGCATGAGATTTCCGGACGAATAAACCAGCAAGCCAGGGATCAGCTCAATACGGCACTTTCTCATTCCGATGTTGCTATTGAATTCAGCAGACCGGAATCAGCAGTCGAACACCTTAAAGCTTGCATTGCGCAGCAGATTCCGGTAGTTTGTGGCACGACAGGCTGGCTCGAGCATTGGACCCAAATAAATGCTCTGGTGAAAGAAAAATCTGGTGCATTGGTCTATTCTTCAAATTTCAGCGTTGGGGTGCAACTTTTTTTCAATCTCAATAAAAAACTGGCAGCTTTAATGGCTTCCCATCCTGAATACCGTTGTAAAATGAAAGAAATTCACCACATACACAAACTGGATGCTCCAAGTGGCACTGCGATCAGTTTGGCAAATGATATTCTTCATATCAATCCAAGATTGGAAGACTGGAAACTCGAACCAGCAATCCAGTCCGAAGTAATACCCATTGAGTCAGTTCGCGAATCGGAAGTTATTGGCACTCATTTTATCCGGTATACTTCATCAATAGACGAAATTGAAATAAAACACGAAGCATTCAGCCGCGATGGATTTGCAAAAGGGGCAGTCCTGGCTGCGGAATGGATCCTTCATAAAAAAGGAGTTTTTTCAATGCAGGATGTTCTCGGCTTAAATGAGCAATGA
- a CDS encoding acetyl-CoA carboxylase carboxyltransferase subunit beta, with translation MGWFKRLKEGISTATKGKKETPDGIWFKCPECSEMTTTKLLKDSLYKCPKCNYHTRISSDQYFDIIYDGDYIELFDNLESLDFLNFTDLQSYGKRLEEAKKKSGFRDSISVAVGKINKRELVTTAMDFTFIGGSMGSVMGEKISRAIDFCIEHKVPLLIISKSGGARMMESAFSLMQMAKTSAKLTLLAKNKIPYYSFLTDPTTGGVTASFAMLGDINFSEPNALIGFAGPRVVKETIKRDLPEGFQRSEFLLENGFLDFIVDRKDLKNTLSDLIEIMYPAAVED, from the coding sequence ATGGGTTGGTTTAAACGACTCAAGGAAGGGATATCCACTGCTACCAAAGGAAAAAAAGAGACACCCGATGGCATTTGGTTTAAATGTCCGGAATGTTCGGAAATGACAACTACAAAGTTGCTTAAGGACTCTCTTTACAAATGCCCAAAATGCAACTACCATACGAGGATCAGTTCTGATCAGTATTTTGACATCATTTACGATGGCGATTATATCGAATTGTTTGATAATCTGGAATCTTTAGATTTCCTGAATTTTACTGATTTGCAATCCTACGGCAAACGTCTGGAAGAAGCAAAAAAGAAGTCAGGTTTTCGAGACAGTATTTCAGTTGCCGTTGGTAAAATAAACAAAAGGGAGTTAGTGACGACAGCCATGGATTTTACTTTTATCGGTGGATCGATGGGTTCGGTCATGGGAGAAAAAATCAGCCGGGCCATTGATTTCTGTATAGAACACAAGGTTCCCCTGTTGATCATTTCAAAATCGGGAGGAGCCCGAATGATGGAATCGGCATTTTCTTTAATGCAGATGGCTAAAACCTCGGCTAAGTTGACATTGCTTGCCAAAAATAAGATTCCTTATTATTCATTCCTTACAGATCCTACGACGGGGGGTGTAACGGCTTCTTTTGCCATGCTGGGCGATATTAATTTTTCCGAACCCAACGCTTTGATCGGTTTTGCCGGGCCACGCGTTGTAAAAGAAACCATTAAAAGGGATCTTCCGGAAGGATTTCAGAGGTCTGAATTTTTGCTGGAGAATGGGTTTCTTGATTTTATCGTAGATCGTAAAGATTTAAAGAACACTTTATCAGATCTCATCGAGATTATGTACCCCGCTGCGGTTGAAGATTGA
- the bshC gene encoding bacillithiol biosynthesis cysteine-adding enzyme BshC produces the protein MNNLKLSFQEILPGQTSGLSKFDLSYLTQREIWLPLTDSISDTEQLERAIRERKNFKSREKLVEILRNQYRDFTCSEPTQKNIEALLHSNCFTVVCAHQPSLLGGPLYWVYKIISTIATCKRLNNQYPQYNFVPVYFAGNEDHDFEEINHLHIFSKKIVWNEQYGSAVGRLPVHNLITVFNEIKEIFKANAFAREFMDRQIQLAENADSYSTYFKSFVEMLFGKYGLIYFHPDDAQAKTLWTEVLLKELREEFIYNTCKKSCEDILKNGYSLQVHPREINLFYHHPTGRKRIVKIDSNHFELVDADLKWDAESIYNEAQQHPEHFSPNVMLRPVYQELLFPNVAFIGGAAEINYWLQLYSAFQALKIPFPALIRRHSLWYIDVSISAKISKSGFENSDFFKSKNALESILLNRHQEESPVQETLFAHIEEQLSQLKNQIKDLDAPTQASITAEAQKISKSLEHIGQKIRKHQKSKLDHEIQLISKIKDSLFPEDKPQERHFNFLPYYFQWGENYFDALLERFAVKPTEFMIAEEIQGP, from the coding sequence ATGAATAATTTAAAACTTTCTTTTCAGGAAATTCTCCCGGGACAAACTTCGGGACTGAGTAAATTTGATTTGAGCTATCTTACTCAACGGGAAATATGGTTGCCCCTTACCGATTCAATATCTGATACCGAACAACTTGAAAGAGCCATACGCGAAAGGAAAAATTTTAAAAGCAGGGAAAAACTCGTAGAAATACTAAGAAACCAATATCGGGATTTTACATGCTCAGAACCCACACAAAAGAACATCGAAGCCCTCCTCCATTCCAATTGCTTCACCGTTGTTTGCGCACATCAACCGAGTTTACTCGGCGGACCCCTATATTGGGTTTATAAAATTATTTCTACAATCGCTACGTGCAAACGCCTGAATAATCAATATCCTCAATACAATTTTGTCCCTGTATATTTTGCAGGGAACGAAGACCATGATTTTGAAGAAATCAATCATCTTCACATTTTTTCAAAAAAAATAGTCTGGAATGAACAATATGGATCGGCAGTTGGACGGCTACCTGTTCACAATTTAATTACGGTATTTAACGAAATCAAGGAAATATTCAAAGCCAATGCATTCGCCCGGGAGTTTATGGATCGACAGATACAACTAGCCGAAAACGCAGATTCCTACTCTACGTATTTCAAAAGTTTTGTCGAAATGCTCTTTGGAAAATATGGATTGATCTATTTTCATCCGGACGATGCCCAAGCCAAAACCTTATGGACAGAAGTTTTATTGAAAGAGCTGCGCGAAGAATTTATTTATAATACCTGCAAGAAAAGTTGCGAAGACATTTTGAAAAATGGATATTCGTTGCAAGTCCATCCGAGAGAGATTAATTTATTTTATCACCACCCGACGGGAAGAAAAAGAATTGTAAAAATTGACTCCAATCATTTTGAACTTGTCGATGCAGATTTGAAATGGGATGCAGAAAGTATTTATAACGAAGCTCAACAGCATCCGGAACATTTTAGTCCCAACGTCATGTTGCGTCCGGTTTATCAGGAATTGCTATTTCCGAATGTAGCGTTTATTGGCGGCGCTGCTGAAATAAATTACTGGCTTCAGTTATACAGTGCATTTCAGGCCTTGAAAATCCCATTCCCTGCATTGATCAGAAGACATTCATTGTGGTATATTGATGTATCTATTTCAGCTAAAATTAGCAAATCGGGTTTTGAGAATTCCGATTTTTTTAAATCCAAAAACGCACTTGAATCCATTTTATTAAACAGACACCAGGAAGAATCGCCGGTGCAGGAAACATTATTTGCCCATATAGAAGAACAATTAAGCCAATTAAAAAACCAGATTAAAGATCTGGACGCACCCACTCAGGCGAGCATCACAGCAGAAGCACAAAAAATTTCAAAATCGCTTGAGCATATCGGACAAAAAATACGAAAGCACCAGAAATCCAAATTGGATCACGAAATCCAATTGATAAGTAAAATAAAAGATAGTTTGTTTCCGGAAGACAAACCCCAGGAGCGGCATTTCAATTTTTTACCATATTATTTTCAATGGGGTGAAAATTATTTTGATGCCTTATTGGAAAGGTTTGCAGTTAAGCCTACAGAATTTATGATCGCCGAAGAAATCCAGGGGCCATAG
- a CDS encoding ABC transporter permease encodes MLRYLLNKVAIFFISVFAVVATISFIVYQAPVDPASLQFGQRTDPEALAKLRADYFLDRPFVVQVGKYLEDLSPLQLIHGEDSRKLAYNSVTFFSIGKYEFIAKWPYLRKSYVSGDPVSDLIQEAFPSTLVLGLASMLFAFIFGLLFGIIAALNRDRFIDQFILSMTTLFYSVPSYISAILCAILFGYYLREETGLPIQGSIYGLDDFGNEITDWSKLVLPALALGIRPVAMICQMTRASLIDAMNEPFALTAKAYGIRKPTLLFRQVFPNAWNPIITTLSGWLASLLTGAFFVEYVFNFRGLGDLTIQSLSQFDVPVVLGCCVVTVTVFILINLFVDLLYALSDPRIKI; translated from the coding sequence GTGTTGCGTTACCTGCTAAATAAAGTGGCGATCTTTTTTATTTCTGTTTTTGCAGTCGTAGCAACCATTAGTTTTATTGTGTATCAGGCTCCTGTAGATCCGGCAAGCCTGCAATTTGGGCAGCGAACAGACCCTGAGGCTCTGGCTAAACTACGAGCTGATTATTTTCTTGATCGTCCTTTCGTTGTGCAAGTTGGCAAATATCTTGAGGATTTAAGCCCCTTGCAATTAATTCACGGAGAGGATAGCAGAAAGCTGGCATATAATTCAGTTACATTTTTCTCAATTGGTAAATACGAATTTATCGCAAAGTGGCCATATCTGCGAAAGTCCTATGTGAGTGGTGATCCTGTTTCTGATTTAATTCAGGAAGCGTTTCCATCGACCTTGGTTTTGGGGCTGGCTTCCATGTTATTTGCATTTATATTTGGTCTGCTGTTTGGAATTATTGCCGCTTTGAACCGAGATCGGTTTATAGATCAGTTCATTTTAAGTATGACGACATTGTTCTATAGTGTTCCCAGTTATATTTCTGCAATCTTGTGCGCAATTTTATTTGGATATTACCTGAGAGAGGAAACAGGACTTCCTATACAAGGCTCTATATATGGTCTTGACGATTTTGGAAATGAAATAACAGATTGGAGTAAGTTGGTTTTACCTGCCTTGGCTTTGGGGATCCGGCCCGTGGCGATGATCTGTCAAATGACGAGAGCTTCTCTCATTGACGCCATGAACGAGCCTTTTGCTTTAACAGCGAAGGCATATGGAATCAGAAAACCAACATTGCTTTTCAGGCAGGTGTTTCCCAATGCCTGGAATCCGATCATCACCACCTTAAGTGGCTGGCTGGCATCTTTGCTTACAGGAGCTTTTTTTGTGGAATATGTGTTTAATTTTCGGGGACTTGGCGACCTCACTATTCAAAGTCTGAGTCAGTTTGATGTTCCCGTTGTTTTGGGTTGTTGTGTTGTGACGGTCACCGTGTTTATCCTGATTAATTTGTTTGTCGATTTGCTGTATGCGCTCTCAGATCCGCGAATTAAAATTTAA
- a CDS encoding outer membrane beta-barrel protein encodes MKKYCISIYLLALASISYSQLNLLVFGGLHSVDVKASDFIITNKNTLDSFQFNLDKASYGYHFGVGLRLKFNYFYIQPELQFNSNKANFKVKDFNVPNTIDSIKSEKYQYLDLPVIFGFKAGLIRLYAGPVAHFFINNSSELFDVDGYDDKFNAATFGYQAGIGFDISFIGIDIRHEGNFSKYGDHVTFFGQKLQFDNKASRLMGTVSFKF; translated from the coding sequence GTGAAAAAGTATTGCATAAGCATTTACCTGTTAGCGCTGGCAAGCATATCCTATTCTCAGCTCAATCTTTTAGTTTTCGGAGGATTGCATAGTGTGGATGTAAAAGCCTCAGACTTTATTATAACCAATAAAAATACTCTGGACTCATTTCAATTCAATTTGGATAAAGCCAGTTATGGATACCACTTTGGAGTTGGCCTCCGGTTAAAATTCAACTATTTTTACATTCAACCGGAATTACAGTTTAACTCCAACAAAGCAAATTTTAAAGTAAAGGATTTCAATGTCCCCAATACTATTGATTCCATCAAATCAGAGAAATATCAATACCTGGATTTGCCGGTGATATTCGGTTTTAAAGCGGGTTTGATCAGGTTGTATGCCGGTCCTGTAGCTCATTTTTTTATCAATAACTCATCTGAATTATTCGATGTGGATGGATACGACGATAAATTTAATGCGGCGACATTTGGGTATCAGGCTGGAATTGGATTTGATATTTCATTTATCGGAATCGACATCAGACACGAAGGTAATTTTAGCAAGTACGGAGATCACGTAACGTTTTTTGGGCAAAAACTTCAATTTGACAACAAGGCTTCCCGTCTGATGGGTACTGTGAGTTTTAAATTTTAA